The Aspergillus chevalieri M1 DNA, chromosome 5, nearly complete sequence genome includes a region encoding these proteins:
- a CDS encoding MFS transporter (COG:G;~EggNog:ENOG410PFTW;~InterPro:IPR020846,IPR011701,IPR036259;~PFAM:PF07690;~TransMembrane:12 (i87-104o124-143i155-176o188-205i212-231o243-268i313-338o358-377i398-417o423-446i458-479o491-512i);~go_function: GO:0022857 - transmembrane transporter activity [Evidence IEA];~go_process: GO:0055085 - transmembrane transport [Evidence IEA]), translated as MQDDYSHNPSSRTLSVADGTGPLGPVDLPLRELNENANLEEYTRETASGQIPKRVTTNDGRTEDYKLVTFKEDDPENPKNWSKLFKWYITMVVAFTCFVVALASSVVTADFPGVMETFNVSREVTFLTVTVFVIGFGVGPMVFAPMSEMVGRRLVYGVTLFVAVVFVIPCAVAQNIGTLIVCRLIDGIAFSAPMTLVGGTLADLWRNEERGVPMAAFSAAPFLGPAIGPLVGGFLGDAAGWRWLYWLQLILSGVAWFLITVTVPETYAPTILKRRAKKLRKAENDPKYVTEGELNALPINEKLRIVLLRPFQLLFLEPIVLFISVYMSVLYGLLYMFFVAYPIVYQEGKGWNAGSTGLMFIPLAIGVVMSAMCAPFVNKHYLKVSEQYNGKPPAEKRLIPMMLSCWFIPIGLFIFAWTSYPRIHWFGPAIGGWPVGFGFIFLYNSANNYLVDTYQHQAASALAAKTFLRSMWGASVVLFTEQMYNRMGYQWASTFLAFLALACCAIPYVFYFKGESIRRYSKYAFADDEEQQGTEKH; from the exons ATGCAGGACGATTACTCCCATAACCCTTCGAGCCGGACCCTGTCTGTGGCTGATGGCACTGGCCCGTTGGGCCCCGTCGATCTACCCCTCCGTGAATTGAACGAAAACGCGAACCTTGAAGAATACACCAGAGAAACGGCTTCTGGGCAAATCCCCAAGCGTGTTACAACCAACGATGGCAGAACAGAAGATTACAAGCTTGTGACCTTCAAGGAGGACGACCCAGAGAACCCGAAGAACTGGTCGAAGTTGTTCAAGTGGTACATCACAATGGTTGTTGCGTTTACGTGCTTCGTTGTCGCTTTAGCCAGTAGTGTTGTCACGGCCGATTTCCCAGGTGTGATGGAGACATTCAATGTCTCTCGTGAGGTTACATTCCTTACTGTCACTGTCTTCGTCATTGGATTTGGTGTtg GTCCCATGGTATTTGCTCCGATGTCAGAAATGGTGGGGCGCAGACTGGTCTACGGCGTCACGCtatttgttgcagttgtctTTGTTATCCCTTGCGCAGTGGCCCAGAACATTGGTACTCTCATCGTCTGCAGATTGATCGATGGTATTGCCTTTAGTGCTCCAATGACCTTGGTTGGTGGCACACTTGCCGATCTCTGGAGGAACGAGGAAAGAGGTGTCCCCATGGCCGCCTTCTCTGCAGCTCCGTTCCTTGGCCCTGCAATTGGTCCGCTTGTTGGTGGCTTCTTGGGTGATGCTGCCGGCTGGAGATGGCTATACTGGCTGCAGTTGATCCTGTCTGGTGTCGCATGGTTTCTGATCACAGTTACTGTTCCCGAGACCTACGCCCCCACGATTCTGAAGCGACGCGCAAAGAAACTGAGGAAGGCTGAGAACGACCCAAAGTACGTCACTGAGGGAGAGCTTAATGCGCTGCCCATAAACGAGAAGCTGCGTATCGTCCTTCTCCGGCCGTTCCAGCTTCTTTTCTTGGAGCCCATCGTCTTATTCATCTCCGTCTACATGTCTGTTCTGTACGGACTGCTGTACATGTTCTTTGTTGC CTATCCGATCGTCTACCAGGAAGGTAAAGGATGGAATGCCGGATCCACTGGTCTGATGTTTATTCCTCTTGCCATCGGAGTCGTTATGAGTGCTATGTGTGCGCCTTTCGTCAACAAGCATTATCTCAAGGTCTCCGAACAGTATAACGGAAAGCCTCCTGCCGAAAAGCGGTTAATCCCGATGATGCTGTCGTGTTGGTTCATCCCAATCGGTCTTTTCATCTTTGCCTGGACCTCATATCCAAGGATTCATTGGTTTGGACCTGCCATTGGAGGCTGGCCTGTCGGATTCGGTTTCATCTTCTTGTACAACTCGGCAAACAACTACCTTG TCGACACCTACCAGCACCAAGCAGCATCTGCTCTTGCCGCAAAGACCTTCCTCCGTTCAATGTGGGGTGCCAGTGTGGTTCTGTTCACCGAGCAGATGTACAACCGCATGGGCTACCAATGGGCCAGTACATTCCTTGCTTTTCTTGCGCTGGCTTGCTGTGCCATTCCCTATGTTTTCTACTTCAAGGGGGAGTCGATTCGTCGGTATTCCAAGTACGCCTTTGCCGACGATGAGGAGCAGCAGGGCACCGAGAAGCATTAA
- a CDS encoding uncharacterized protein (COG:S;~EggNog:ENOG410PYZ0;~InterPro:IPR036047;~go_function: GO:0005515 - protein binding [Evidence IEA]) — MAQKALSLYEILELILIYTDRRTLLLSQRVCRKWNAHTNSSHNLQEALFFKPVRYELPYGSKKCVRNPSIDEHVWSWLVRKQIEAEAKKEEENHHNWYYYDSESELDTVSDPTSDPTSDSDNGDDDDPFARPEASWKRMRFQQPPTSHVGFIYYEFCWHEPSLYRRMRSLKPDYDPLRLKDIAPALEDGSMVADEGSCILRSKPHYSFDMIRNFTW, encoded by the coding sequence ATGGCACAAAAGGCTCTCTCTCTATATGAAATTCTGGAGCTAATCCTCATCTATACAGATAGGCGAACCTTACTACTATCCCAGCGTGTGTGCCGGAAATGGAACGCCCACACCAACAGCTCACATAACCTCCAGGAGGCTCTCTTCTTCAAACCGGTTAGGTATGAACTGCCATATGGCTCCAAAAAGTGTGTGCGGAATCCATCTATCGATGAGCATGTGTGGTCTTGGTTAGTGCGCAAACAGATTGAAGCCGAAgccaaaaaggaagaagaaaaccaCCATAACTGGTATTATTATGATTCTGAGTCTGAGCTGGATACTGTGTCGGATCCCACATCGGATCCTACATCGGACTCTGAtaatggtgatgatgatgaccccTTCGCTCGGCCAGAAGCCAGCTGGAAACGTATGCGATTCCAGCAACCCCCAACATCCCATGTCGGCTTCATCTACTACGAATTTTGTTGGCATGAACCCTCACTGTACAGACGCATGCGATCCCTGAAGCCTGATTATGATCCTCTTCGGTTGAAGGATATCGCCCCGGCTCTGGAAGACGGCTCCATGGTGGCTGATGAGGGATCGTGTATTCTCCGGTCTAAACCGCACTATTCCTTTGACATGATACGGAATTTTACGTGGTAG
- a CDS encoding putative C6 transcription factor (COG:K;~EggNog:ENOG410PKPQ;~InterPro:IPR036864,IPR007219,IPR004507,IPR001138;~PFAM:PF00172,PF04082;~TransMembrane:2 (o357-375i432-451o);~go_function: GO:0000981 - DNA-binding transcription factor activity, RNA polymerase II-specific [Evidence IEA];~go_function: GO:0003677 - DNA binding [Evidence IEA];~go_function: GO:0008270 - zinc ion binding [Evidence IEA];~go_process: GO:0006351 - transcription, DNA-templated [Evidence IEA];~go_process: GO:0006355 - regulation of transcription, DNA-templated [Evidence IEA]), with product MASPYQPSMSYSPATTSDMAAGPSRSVSELPQSQVDAIIRTKRKAREPKACYPCHARKVKCDRNLPCDGCVKRDHADLCSYERPVKKRTAAAASTTAATSSAVPQTFRNSPVVGPTSAVEDGSAPSIRVKQEPGLSSRGNAAVSATAAATAGNGNGNGRVSIAREEWDNVRNRLREMEKTITNLRVGLDRAEEGSGSILETGSVQSGDASTRSKGASPEREGIHAANTLGEGTVHLGSRSVLAYILNNKSGSDQLHTLLEGGILPKLGLDNESATYPFVDLWSSDMSTFDISAVCSALPSDQQCKEFFFYYRDIAGAIYPVLEDVRQFERILDLLLQSRTSTGGMYRADPVQAQRPFGVTIAFLGLLFAVLASGCQSSDLPSKERELTSQVYVCCSYQCLRMTNFLSQPSIEAIQTLLIIGNVLSYNMNPGISYVLLGMTLRMGLALGLHVESSRFLPAERYRRRHVWWSMAWQDSHFSLSYDRPSTTAVSQPDIAYRESTQLGELSYFETLCRIIALALEVVRSRMLSLHSQMTPKTIQGYKERIQKIMIEAKPGLRDRKYCLTATEHLERVVLKLHASYFTSELCRPALKSPADTTDSIVSEMRADCISNLMKTVEAYVEMHSISSHASRSWITLQRAISCIFLLAVIEESKTDTQFWTLLQQLKLIIAERASNESVYESGDPSAAAAATAAAGGNPMTSPIPGGTPIQQPDRNAVFNTIPGTTNTTAASPGAINATSPVPAAVAADTQTQWAKPLTKTLRALEKLEAAFANQGAPGRYAAQGGSADATGTPTTAAATTAYLNPNAGSTTAMGGFIPVSGMGSLPPPTPESSTSGEWTIPNILDRAAEYIHPPLWG from the exons ATGGCATCGCCATATCAGCCCTCCATGTCGTACTCTCCTGCCACCACCTCCGACATGGCGGCTGGCCCATCCCGCTCCGTCTCCGAACTCCCGCAATCCCAAGTCGACGCTATCATCCGCACGAAGCGAAAAGCGCGTGAACCAAAAGCCTGCTACCCATGCCATGCGCGGAAAGTCAAATGCGACCGGAACCTCCCCTGTGATGGCTGCGTGAAGCGCGACCACGCAGACCTGTGCTCGTACGAACGGCCCGTGAAGAAGCGCACCGCGGCCGCAGcatcaacaacagcagctACTAGCAGCGCTGTGCCGCAGACTTTTCGGAATAGTCCTGTCGTTGGGCCTACGTCTGCGGTAGAGGATGGTAGTGCTCCTTCGATCCGGGTGAAACAGGAGCCGGGTTTGTCGAGTCGAGGGAATGCTGCGGTTTCTGCTACGGCTGCGGCGACGGCGGGGAACGGGAACGGGAACGGGAGAGTGTCTATTGCGCGCGAGGAGTGGGATAACGTTCGCAATCGGTTgagggagatggagaagacgATTACGAATTTGCGTGTTGGGTTGGACAGGGCGGAGGAAGGGAGTGGGTCGATATTGGAGACGGGGAGTGTGCAGAGTGGTGATGCGAGCACCCGGTCGAAAGGTGCTTCGCCGGAGCGCGAGGGTATCCATGCGGCGAATACGCTGGGTGAAGGGACTGTTCATCTGGGTTCGAGATCGGTCCTGGCATACATTTTGAATAATAAGTCGGGTTCGGATCAGCTGCATACTCTTCTGGAAGGAGGGATTTTGCCCAAGCTGGGTTTGGATAATGAGTCTGCTACATACCCGTTTGTGGATCTCTGGTCCTCGGATATGTCTACGTTTGATATCAGTGCAGTTTGCAGCGCGCTTCCGAGTGACCAACAGTGCAAGGA GTTCTTCTTTTACTACCGAGATATCGCTGGCGCCATCTATCCCGTCCTTGAAGATGTCCGTCAGTTCGAAAGAATTCTCGACCTACTTTTGCAAAGTAGAACATCGACAGGAGGGATGTATCGAGCAGATCCTGTTCAAGCGCAGAGACCGTTTGGTGTGACGATCGCGTTCTTAGGTCTTTTATTCGCTGTGCTTGCTTCGGGATGTCAATCGTCGGATCTCCCTAGTAAAGAGAGAGAATTGACCTCTCAAGTATATG TGTGCTGTTCTTACCAATGCCTGCGAATGACAAACTTCCTGTCACAACCTTCAATTGAAGCAATCCAAACACTCTTAATAATCGGCAATGTTCTGTCCTATAATATGAACCCCGGAATTTCCTATGTGCTTCTTG GAATGACATTACGTATGGGACTGGCGCTTGGTCTGCACGTCGAATCTAGTCGCTTCTTACCGGCTGAGCGATACCGGAGAAGACACGTTTGGTGGTCCATGGCATGGCAAGATAGCCATTTCTCACTCTCCTATGATCGACCGTCCACGACAGCAGTCAGCCAACCCGACATCGCATACCGGGAGAGTACCCAGCTAGGCGAACTGTCGTATTTCGAAACCCTCTGTAGAATCATCGCACTCGCTCTGGAAGTCGTCCGCAGCCGAATGCTCAGCCTCCACTCACAAATGACACCAAAAACTATCCAAGGCTACAAGGAGAGAATCCAGAAGATCATGATCGAAGCGAAACCAGGTTTACGCGACCGCAAGTACTGTCTTACAGCGACGGAACATCTGGAACGGGTCGTGTTGAAGCTACACGCGTCGTATTTCACATCCGAGCTCTGCAGGCCAGCGCTCAAGTCACCAGCCGACACGACGGATTCCATAGTCTCCGAGATGCGAGCTGACTGCATCAGTAACCTAATGAAGACGGTCGAGGCGTATGTCGAAATGCATTCGATTAGCTCACACGCGTCCCGATCATGGATCACATTGCAGCGAGCCATCAGCTGCATTTTCCTCCTCGCCGTCATCGAAGAGTCCAAGACAGACACACAATTTTGGACCCTCCTCCAACAACTCAAACTCATCATCGCCGAGCGAGCCAGTAATGAATCTGTCTATGAATCAGGCGACCCCTCTGCTGCAGCCGCCgcgacagcagcagcaggaggcaACCCCATGACATCCCCTATCCCGGGAGGCACCCCGATACAACAACCAGACCGCAACGCGGTCTTCAACACAATCCCAGGAACCACCAACACAACCGCCGCCAGCCCGGGTGCCATCAATGCCACCTCCCCCGTCCCCGCAGCAGTGGCCGCAGACACGCAAACACAATGGGCCAAGCCTCTTACAAAGACCCTCCGCGCACTGGAGAAGCTCGAAGCGGCCTTTGCTAACCAGGGCGCTCCTGGACGATACGCCGCCCAGGGTGGCAGCGCTGATGCTACGGGTACCCCTACCACCGCTGCGGCAACGACAGCGTATCTGAACCCGAATGCCGGCTCGACGACAGCTATGGGTGGGTTTATTCCTGTTTCGGGGATGGGGTCACTACCGCCGCCAACGCCGGAGAGCTCGACGAGTGGGGAGTGGACGATACCGAATATCTTGGATCGGGCGGCGGAGTATATTCATCCGCCTTTATGGGGGTGA